The Xenopus tropicalis strain Nigerian chromosome 2, UCB_Xtro_10.0, whole genome shotgun sequence genome window below encodes:
- the LOC733544 gene encoding uncharacterized protein LOC733544, giving the protein MGLMAIEDFLRCPPPGIQSENLPTRSTVTCLSNSISLMIDDFIAISGRRVMFTNSVGRILQAKTMMECAEVKKKLLSNLLLILVAACQSIPDEGKRKRPNKPGKVLRHFILMINGKNPRIKYKMEQGLNAVLPSVMCENYTVKVDFMDPLVKLTADTALTVLDGSQPVTPCWKNTTFSLDYNGDGGCEFAYCLGFSKRKFPIQGWIIHLKNKTTEEKEKVEEFFRGFVPQARVKSDVETEQSS; this is encoded by the exons ATGGGCCTCATGGCCATTGAGGACTTTCTGAGATGCCCCCCGCCTGGGATCCAGTCTGAGAATCTTCCCACCAGAAGCACCGTGACCTGCCTCTCCAACAGCATCAGCCTCATGATAGACGATTTTATCGCTATATCTGGCAGAAGGGTCATGTTTACCAACTCAGTTGGCCG aatcctccaggcAAAAACTATGATGGAGTGCGCAGAGGTAAAGAAGAAATTGTTGTCAAACCTCCTCCTCATCCTTGTGGCTGCCTGTCAGAGTATCCCAGATGAAGGAAAGAGAAAAAGGCCAAATAAACCAGGAAAAG TGCTAAGGCATTTCATTCTCATGATCAATGGGAAGAATCCGAGGATTAAGTATAAAATGGAACAAGGATTAAATGCCGTCCTGCCATCTGTCATGTGTGAAAACTACACTGTAAAG GTTGATTTCATGGATCCCCTAGTGAAACTGACAGCAGACACGGCTCTCACTGTTCTTGATGGTTCTCAGCCAGTAACTCCATGCTGGAAGAACACCACATTCTCTCTGGATTATAATGGTGATGGAGGCTGTGAGTTTGCATACTGTCTTGGGTTCAGCAAAAGGAAGTTTCCAATCCAGGGATGG ATTATTCATCTAAAAAACAAAACCACTGAAGAAAAGGAGAAAGTGGAAGAGTTCTTTAGAGGCTTTGTTCCCCAGGCTAGAGTAAAGTCGGATGTTGAGACGGAGCAATCTTCTTAA